The nucleotide window AGCCGGGAAGCGTCCCAGCTCCACCGCGCGCCCGTTGCTGTCTGGGTGCCAGTACGGCAGCGCCGGGTGATAGCGCAGCGCAGCCGGACAAGTGTCGGCCACCGCCCCTAGCCCGCGCCTGGCCAAGTAGCGCCCGACCGGATCGGTGGGGGTGACGGAGCGGGCAGCGTCCCATAGCGCGCTCAGACGGTCGGTACGGTCGGCGCTGGCGCAGGGTGTCGGGTTGACAGCCTCGCGGTGCGGCAGCGAGGGGTGCGACAGCTCTGCGTCGCCCGCCAGCCCCAGTACGCCGGCGACGGCCCGTAGCGCGTCGGCAAAACCGCAATCAAGCCAGTGCTCGACCAGCGCAAAGCCGTCGCCGCCTTGGCGGTCCAGTGCGCGGCAGACGAAACGGCCGGCGTCTTTGTCAATGAACTGGAAACGGTCGCGCCCACCGCAGGCCGGGCAAGGCTGGTTGCCACGCTTGCCCAGCACGGCGGCTGCAATACCCAGATCAGCCAGGATCGACGGCCAGCGCCCGGACGCGGCGGCACGCACTGTGTCGACGCCCAGACGTGACTTGCCCCCCGGTGCGTAACTTCCCGGAAAATTTGCATTCATTGTGCTGCCCTCAGTTTTGAGGAATGGGGTTGGAGCGGTTGCGGCTTGCCGCAATGCGTTCGTGCGCCCAGCAACGGGCTTGAGCCGCGCCAAGTGCGTCCAGCGCGTATTGCTGCATGTCGGCCAGCAGGGATGCCAAGCGGCCGACTTGCGAGAGCACCTTGTCAGTGCCCCCGATGTCATGCCCATCGTGGTGGCGGATTAGGTGGCCGATGGCCTGTAATCCGGCGATGCTGTCTACCAGCATCACCTCCGCCACCGATTCGGCCAGCGCGGCATCCTCCATGGTGACATTCGGCGCGTAGCAACCAGCGCTCTCAATGAACTTGTCAGACTCTTGCAGATGTTCGCGCGCGATAGCCAGCAGTTCAAAGCCGTTCTGGTCGCAGCGGATGCCCAAGGGCTTGATGGTGTTCATGCTCGCACCTCCGACACGGTGTAACCACGGTCGGCCGGGGCGATGGCAATTCGCTTGCCTTGCAGCACCAGCAGGCGCGCCACGGCGCACGCTTCGGCATGGGTCGGGACAGTGGATACAGGAACGGCGGATAGTGGGAACAGAGCGCGGACAGCGCGCAAGGCGATGCTAGGCATGGTGGCCTCCTTATGTTTGGAAGGCCCACCGTTCGCCGCCAAGCGAGGGTGGTGGGCACAAGGTAAGGTTGGCGGACCGGCCATAAGGAAACCGGCGCGTGCAAGCACGCCCCTACCAAGGCCCACCATTGAAAATAGCGCACCAAGGCTGGTGACGGACGTAAAAATAGCCGCAGAGAGGCGGCTGTCCGCCTTATGGTTCGGGCCGCCAAGCCCGGTACCGCTATTGAACGGTACGGGAGCAATGTAGCGCGATGTGAGGGAGTGGGCAAGGGTCATGCGGCCAGCCTCCCCGGTTGCGCCGGTCCGAATAGGCGGGCGAAGTCAGTTACACGGCGTTCGGCTTCACGGTAAGCGGCCTTGTGGTCGCCACCGTCAGCCAATGTATCGGCCACCGCCGCGCTCACCAGTTGGTAAGCCGTGCTGACGGCATTCCGCATGGCCAGCGACAGGCTGGCTCGTTGGCCGGCCTCGATGCCGAACACGCGGTTAATCAGCCGCTCAACGTTGGTATGGAACACCTGTTCCGGTGCCTCGCTGCCGCGCTGCTGGGCCGTCTGCGCCATGCTGCGGGCGGCATCATGGGCCAGGTGGTAGAACGGCAGGTATTGGGTCTGGCAGGCGTCCTGCTGCTTGCGCGCCTCGCCAAAGGCCCGCACTAGCCGGAACTTCACCTCGACCGCCTGTTCGGTGTTCCGCGACAGCGTGACGGCGAAATAGGCTTGGTCCTCGTTCAGCAGGGCGAAGCGCACCGGCATCCCGCCCTTGGAACCTTTCGGGGGTTTCTGCGTTTGAAATGTGACTACCCCGAACGCATTGAACTTCGGCAGATAGTTGTCGATGTTTTGGAGCAAGGCGCGGTTCTCGATGCCCAGTTCCTCAGCCACGATGCGCGAGTCAATGCGCGGGCCGTCCTTGGCCAGCACCAGCGGCAGGCCGTTGTCGTATGTGGTCGGTGTCATGCGCTCAACCTCCCCACGTCATTAGCCGGCAGGGCAAGGCGCTGGCACTGTTCGGCGGCGAAGGTGGACAGGACTCGCTTTCGCTCGTCGTAGCCCAGGCCGCTCCCAATCAGCAGCATATCTTGTGCCTCCAGCAGTTCCAGCAAACGCAGTTGCTTGGCGGTCAGGCTGTCCCGGTTGATCGGGGCATAGCTGCCGATCATTGCCCCGCCGTTACGCCCCTTGCGGGCATGGATTAATTCCCCGAAATTCCGGGTATTAAGCATCTCGGACAGGGCGGTGATGTATTGGCCGGCTTCCAGGTTGGCCAGCCAATGGTCTACCCGTTTGCCAAAGCGCTCTGCTGCCACCGTGGCATTGAACCAGCCATCCTCACGAAACTGCATGGCCTTGCCGTCGAAGTCGGCCGTGATGATCTTGCTCATGCTTTGCCCTCCTGAATCGACTGCAATGCCTCGATCAGCTCGCCCAGCCGGTCAGGTGGCAGAGTGACGCCCTTTTTGGTCGGCACGAACCCCTCGCCATTGCCGAAATCGGCATGGGCACGAATGTCTATGTAGGGCTTGCCCTTGTATTCGCGGCGCTCGACGTGGATGCGCTCTACAGCGTTCTTCTCGATCACGGAGGCGGTCATAGCGCGGTTCTCCCATCGCACACCATAAAGCCGGGACGCGGCCATGCGGGCACACCCAGCGAGTAGCGCGCCACATTGCGCCGCACACGGCCCCGGAAGGTGATTTCCGGCTCGATGGTAGTGTGGATATTGAAGCCCTTGCCGCGCAGGTCGTGAATGCGCGCAGCGGCTTCGGGAATGGCGCAATCAGCGGTCAGTTCAAAACTCAACACGCCACGTCGCGCCCGCAGAATGGCGAGGACTTCGGCGCACTGGCCGGTAACGTCGGGCGGCGTCGCGGTGCTATGATTCGCGCTGGTGTTGGCGCTCGTTTTTCCGTTGGGGAAGCGGGCGTTTTTCTTTTTCATCTCCGCCCCCTTATGCCGTCTGGCCTTGTTCATCCAGCCATTGGCGCACCGCCTCGGCGCGCCAGCAGGTCACACGTTCAGAGAGCTTAACCGGGGCCGGGAAGGTGCCAAGGCGGACGCGCCGCCATAGGGTTGAAGCGGAAAAGGGCAGGACTCCGGGGATACCGGATTTGGTGTCGCCCACCAGTAATGGCAGGCGGACATAGCCAGTTTGCGGCAGGGTGATGATCTGGTTTTGCATGATGCGGTTTCCTGTGACACGTCGTGGTGACGCATCCATGAAACTGCGTAAACCCGGTGTACAGGCAAGCAAAGACCCCGTACAGGTGGTGTACAGGGTCTGGTCATTTAAGGGTGTACACCCTGCCGGGAAAGCCCGCCGCTACTTGGTTTTAGGGCGTACACCCTTGCCGGTGGCGGCGGCTTTGACGGACTCTGGCCGGGCGACGTAATAGACTGCCTCCACCTCTCTTTTCCCAAGCCCATGATGCGCCGCCTGGCTCTCAAGCCATGCCCTTTGCTCTCCGGGCGTCATTCGTTCTGCATCAGAAACCCCCGCTAAATTTTCCTCGACGTGGGCGCGCAGCAGCTCGATTGCCGGCGTGGTGTAGCTCGGCAGCATAAGCGGCCTCTGTTCCTGATGTCCGCGAACAGGTCTACTTACCTCATCCGATTTAGCCGCTATCTGAACAGGGGCCGCCCGCCGCATCAGATCAACTCTCAAGCTTGGTAGCTTTCCCTTTGCCCATTTCAGCAAAGCAGCTTGGTTGATGCGGGTCATATTGGCAATCAAACAGTTCGGATTAGGCAGGTCCGGAAATTCAACGCGGAAATCATATGCCCCACTCTGCCAGTCCTCCCGCCGTTCCCACGCATCAACGAATGGCAGTGTTCCGGCACAGACGGCTTCGGTAAATGCCTTTCTTGCTGTCCACGCCTTGCGAAATTGCACAGGACTGATCGTCCCTCTCAAAATATCAAGGCTTGTTGTGGCCCATTCAGATGGATCAATTCCACCCCACAGCATCGCGGCTTCTTCGATGGTCAGGACTTCGACAAATCTCCAATCGGACAGGTCCGGTAACTCGTGAAACTCCATCACGCGCCCCCTAAGCGCCCCTGAAATAGATTGCCGCGCCAGCCGGACAGGGTGTCCCGGTTTTCCTCCCGTCGGAGTCGGCGCGGCTAAAGGTGTCCCAAAGAGGGGGTCAGGCGGATCGCCGGAACGGGACTACCTTGCCGCCCTCTTTCAGCGTGCCCAGGTAGTTCGCCCACGCTTGCATCATGCGGCGGCGCTCGGGCAGGTACTCGGCATAGTTGTACGTCGCTCTGATCTGGTTACGCTCTCCGTGAGCCATCTGCCGTTCTATCGCGTCGCGGTTCCACCCCTGTTCATTCAGCAACGTTGACGCCATGTGCCGGAAGCCGTGTCCGGTCATGGTGTCCTTGTCGAAGCCGAGCCGGCGCAAGGCAGCATTAACGGTGTTCTCGCTCATCGGCCGCCCGTTGGTGCGTGCGCCGGGGAACACGTAGCGGCCGCGCCCTGTCAGCGGGTGCAGCTCGCGCAGGATGGCGGCAGCCTGATCCGACAGCGGAACAATGTGCTTTTCGCGCATCTTCATCCGCTCGGCGGGAATGACCCATGTCGCCGCGTCCAGGTCGATTTCTGCCCACTCGGCTTGCCTCAGTTCGCCAGGGCGCACAAATACCAGCGGGGCCAGTTTTAGCGCACACTGCACCGGAAATGTGCCCTGATAGCCGTCGATGGCGCGCAGTAGTTCGGCCACGCCGCGCGGGTCGGTAATGGTGGCGAACGATTGCTTGATAACCGGGGCCAGCGCTCCGACCAAATCGGCGGCGGGGTTGCGTTCCGCGCGACCGGTAGCGATGGCATAGCGGAATACCTGGCCGACGCTCTGCATGGCTCGGTGCGCGGTGTCTACGGCCCCCCTGCCCTCGATGCGGCGCAGGACGGCCAGAAGTGACGGGGCGTCAATGTTGGCGACCGGGCGGCCTCCCATCCACGGGAAAACGTCTACCTCAAAGCGGCGCATGATCCGGTCCGCGTGTCCTTCGGTCCACGTCGGCAGGTACTTGGCGTGCCACTCGCGGGCGATGGCCTCAAACGAGTTTGCTGCATTGAGCGTGCCGGCCGCCTTCTGCGCCTTGCGCGCCTCGCCCGGATCAACACCACTGTCCAGCAGCTTGCGAGCCTCGTCGCGGCGTTCGCGGACTTCTTTCAGACTGACTCCCGGATACACCCCCAGCGCCAAGGTCTTTTGCTTGCCCCCAAAGCGGTAGGCCAGCCGCCAGTATTTGCCCACGGTATTGACCAGCAGGAACAGCCCAGCCCCGTCCGACAGCTTGGCCGGCTTTCCATCCTCTCTAGGCTTGGCGTTACGGCAGGCTGTATCGGTTAGCGGCATGTTGGTAGCTCAATGTTGGTACGACGATTTGCACATGGTCGAAATACCAGCAAAAAAACCAACAGATGGGCCGGTATGTCGGCACACATCATGGCATGTCATGACACAAACAAAAACCCCCGAAGCCAGTAGCCACGGGGGTTTTGAACTGTTGTGCCACACTGTGACACGTAGAATTGGTGGAGACGGCGGGGATCGAACCCGCGTCCGGAAGTCCTCTACGGTGAGTTCTACATACTTAGTCTGGCCATTTGGTTTTAACCGTTGTACCGCCGACCGACAGGCTGCACATTGGCGAGTCACCTTGGATTTAGTGCCGGATCAAGTGACCCGGTCCGACACGATCCCATCTAAATGACTCTACTGCCGGTTTGACCCGGCCTGCCCGATGGGCGAGACAGTGTAGAGTCTGGTGCAATTAAGCAGCCAGAGCGTAAGATTCGTCGTTTGCGACTATATAAATTCAGTGTTTAACGGGGTGACTGAGATCCCGGTATGCCCTCATCCGCTTTGCAACCCCCGTCGAAGCCATGTCGTCCCCGAAGAGTGCAGCCTGTGCGGCTTAAGTTACAGTGATTATACACGGTACTGGCGGCAAAGCGAGACCAGTTCGTCCGGCACGTCGATGGCGTGGTCTGCGCCCCATTTTTCCGGCATTTCCGCGGCATCGATATAGCCCCAGTTGACCAGCACGGTGCGCATGCCGACCGCCCTGCCCGCCTGGATGTCGCGTTCGGCATCGCCGACGTACAGGCAGCGGGTCGGCACGATGTCGATGGCGCGGGTCGCCCAGTGCATCGGCGCCGGATCGGGTTTGGCGACGCCGGCGGTATCCCCGCTGACCACCACCGCCGGCGGCACGGCAAAGCCC belongs to Microvirgula aerodenitrificans DSM 15089 and includes:
- a CDS encoding tyrosine-type recombinase/integrase: MPLTDTACRNAKPREDGKPAKLSDGAGLFLLVNTVGKYWRLAYRFGGKQKTLALGVYPGVSLKEVRERRDEARKLLDSGVDPGEARKAQKAAGTLNAANSFEAIAREWHAKYLPTWTEGHADRIMRRFEVDVFPWMGGRPVANIDAPSLLAVLRRIEGRGAVDTAHRAMQSVGQVFRYAIATGRAERNPAADLVGALAPVIKQSFATITDPRGVAELLRAIDGYQGTFPVQCALKLAPLVFVRPGELRQAEWAEIDLDAATWVIPAERMKMREKHIVPLSDQAAAILRELHPLTGRGRYVFPGARTNGRPMSENTVNAALRRLGFDKDTMTGHGFRHMASTLLNEQGWNRDAIERQMAHGERNQIRATYNYAEYLPERRRMMQAWANYLGTLKEGGKVVPFRRSA
- a CDS encoding Rha family transcriptional regulator → MTPTTYDNGLPLVLAKDGPRIDSRIVAEELGIENRALLQNIDNYLPKFNAFGVVTFQTQKPPKGSKGGMPVRFALLNEDQAYFAVTLSRNTEQAVEVKFRLVRAFGEARKQQDACQTQYLPFYHLAHDAARSMAQTAQQRGSEAPEQVFHTNVERLINRVFGIEAGQRASLSLAMRNAVSTAYQLVSAAVADTLADGGDHKAAYREAERRVTDFARLFGPAQPGRLAA
- a CDS encoding KilA-N domain-containing protein; its protein translation is MSKIITADFDGKAMQFREDGWFNATVAAERFGKRVDHWLANLEAGQYITALSEMLNTRNFGELIHARKGRNGGAMIGSYAPINRDSLTAKQLRLLELLEAQDMLLIGSGLGYDERKRVLSTFAAEQCQRLALPANDVGRLSA
- a CDS encoding helix-turn-helix transcriptional regulator — protein: MQNQIITLPQTGYVRLPLLVGDTKSGIPGVLPFSASTLWRRVRLGTFPAPVKLSERVTCWRAEAVRQWLDEQGQTA
- a CDS encoding transcriptional coactivator p15/PC4 family protein → MTASVIEKNAVERIHVERREYKGKPYIDIRAHADFGNGEGFVPTKKGVTLPPDRLGELIEALQSIQEGKA
- a CDS encoding DUF7146 domain-containing protein; protein product: MNANFPGSYAPGGKSRLGVDTVRAAASGRWPSILADLGIAAAVLGKRGNQPCPACGGRDRFQFIDKDAGRFVCRALDRQGGDGFALVEHWLDCGFADALRAVAGVLGLAGDAELSHPSLPHREAVNPTPCASADRTDRLSALWDAARSVTPTDPVGRYLARRGLGAVADTCPAALRYHPALPYWHPDSNGRAVELGRFPALLARLMAPDGTLAGLHRIYLSVSGDKLMQCLAGELLPAKKLATVREGASKGAAARLYPPEAGRLALAEGIETALAVAQGSGLPAWACVSAGGLARVILPPEATDVWVFADHDASGTGQRMAERLARRLRGESRRVRVLLPERPGVDWLDVWSEQQKRNAT
- a CDS encoding helix-turn-helix domain-containing protein, which codes for MKKKNARFPNGKTSANTSANHSTATPPDVTGQCAEVLAILRARRGVLSFELTADCAIPEAAARIHDLRGKGFNIHTTIEPEITFRGRVRRNVARYSLGVPAWPRPGFMVCDGRTAL